A single window of Candidatus Eisenbacteria bacterium DNA harbors:
- a CDS encoding Gfo/Idh/MocA family oxidoreductase, translating to MHVGVVGCGYWGPNLVRNLLENRKCAKITVCDRDPDLLARTRQRFPTVRTASTLGDLLDDSTIEGVVIATPVATHYALARECLRAGKATFVEKPLTGTVAEAEALVRLSETTGVPLMVGHTFEYSPPVVKIKEIIDSGSLGEIYYVSSIRVNLGIHQRDVSVVWDLAPHDLSMLFYWLGETPSAASMTGGAFVQPLISDVAFINLQFESGKIANIQSSWLSPRKLRQTTIVGSHKMLIYDDTNAMERVKIFDRGVEFREPETFGEFTLTYRTGDILSPHVSTAEPLQIEMDHFLECARTGSRPRTDGESGLRVVRVLEAIERSGKNGNRLEKIRWNGEALPANGNGHGNGHGNGASTRDGVPVITRRAPSGVPAHFTASRGDET from the coding sequence ATGCACGTCGGTGTGGTGGGCTGTGGGTACTGGGGACCGAATCTCGTCCGCAATCTGCTCGAGAACCGAAAGTGCGCCAAGATCACGGTGTGCGATCGGGATCCCGATCTTCTCGCGCGCACGCGCCAGCGGTTCCCGACCGTCCGGACCGCGTCGACCCTGGGCGACCTGCTCGATGACTCGACCATCGAGGGCGTCGTCATCGCGACCCCCGTCGCGACGCACTACGCCCTGGCCCGCGAGTGCCTTCGCGCCGGCAAGGCCACGTTCGTGGAGAAGCCTCTCACGGGAACCGTCGCGGAGGCGGAGGCCCTGGTGCGCCTTTCGGAGACGACCGGAGTGCCGCTCATGGTCGGGCACACGTTCGAGTATTCGCCGCCCGTCGTGAAGATCAAGGAGATCATCGACTCCGGATCGCTCGGTGAGATCTACTACGTCTCCTCGATCCGTGTGAACCTCGGGATCCATCAGCGCGACGTGAGCGTGGTGTGGGACCTCGCGCCGCACGACCTCTCGATGCTCTTCTACTGGCTCGGCGAGACCCCGTCCGCCGCGTCGATGACCGGCGGCGCGTTCGTGCAGCCGTTGATCTCGGACGTCGCGTTCATCAATCTCCAGTTCGAGAGCGGGAAGATCGCGAACATCCAGTCCTCGTGGCTCTCGCCGCGAAAGCTTCGCCAGACCACGATCGTGGGCTCGCACAAGATGCTGATCTACGACGACACGAACGCGATGGAGCGCGTGAAGATCTTCGACCGAGGCGTCGAGTTCCGAGAGCCGGAGACGTTCGGCGAGTTCACGCTGACCTACCGGACCGGGGACATCCTGTCGCCCCACGTCTCGACCGCCGAGCCGCTCCAGATCGAGATGGACCATTTTCTGGAGTGCGCGCGGACGGGTTCGCGGCCGCGCACGGACGGCGAGAGCGGTTTGCGCGTGGTCCGCGTGCTCGAGGCCATCGAGCGCTCCGGGAAGAACGGAAACCGGCTGGAGAAGATCCGATGGAACGGGGAAGCCCTCCCGGCCAACGGGAACGGCCACGGGAACGGCCACGGAAACGGGGCGTCGACGCGGGATGGCGTCCCCGTCATCACCCGCCGCGCCCCGTCCGGCGTGCCCGCCCACTTCACCGCCTCGCGAGGAGACGAGACATGA
- a CDS encoding acyltransferase — protein sequence MTVRRVDWSEVVETITRVGAGPPVEEPITGVQIYPNVEIGQGAILEPPLVLGKPPRGREAGELPLVIGRGAVIRPFTTIYAGTRIGARFQCGQGASIREDNEIGDDVSVGTNAVLEFGNRIGSGVRIHSGCFLEMATVEDHVFLGPHVVFTDDPHPMGCPRYKECLGGVTVRTLAKIGANTTLLPGVVIGRGSLIGAGSVVVKNIPEDVVAAGNPAKVIKRIDELKCHPGFYERPYEWEPYRRG from the coding sequence ATGACCGTACGACGCGTCGACTGGTCCGAGGTCGTCGAGACGATCACGCGAGTGGGCGCGGGCCCTCCCGTCGAGGAGCCGATCACCGGCGTCCAGATCTATCCCAACGTCGAGATCGGCCAGGGCGCCATCCTCGAGCCCCCGCTGGTGCTGGGAAAACCCCCGCGCGGCCGGGAGGCAGGCGAGCTGCCGCTCGTGATCGGCCGGGGCGCCGTGATCCGTCCCTTCACGACGATCTACGCCGGAACCAGGATCGGCGCGCGGTTCCAGTGCGGCCAGGGCGCGTCGATCCGCGAGGACAACGAGATCGGCGATGACGTGTCCGTCGGCACCAACGCCGTCCTGGAGTTCGGAAACCGGATCGGAAGCGGCGTCCGGATCCACTCCGGATGTTTCTTGGAGATGGCCACCGTCGAGGATCACGTCTTCTTGGGCCCGCACGTCGTCTTCACGGACGACCCCCACCCCATGGGCTGCCCGAGGTACAAGGAGTGCCTCGGCGGCGTGACCGTGCGCACGCTGGCCAAGATCGGCGCGAACACGACGCTGCTTCCGGGCGTGGTGATCGGCCGCGGCTCGCTCATCGGCGCCGGCAGCGTGGTGGTGAAGAACATCCCGGAAGACGTCGTCGCCGCGGGGAATCCCGCCAAGGTGATCAAGCGCATCGACGAGCTGAAGTGCCACCCGGGGTTCTACGAGCGTCCCTACGAGTGGGAGCCGTACCGGCGAGGGTAG